GTACCGTGCCAGAGAAAGGTGGAAGAGCGTATCTCTTCAAAATTAGGATAGAAAAGAAACAACCTTTGCCTAAATTTACAGAGACGTACGTTTAAAGTCGACTTGCCGTATTCATTGTATAGCTTGCCGGGGGTCCAACATGAGGCCCGCTGTTTCACATATTGCGACCCCAAAAGAACAcctgtaaaattattaatacataCCGTACTTACTCTAAACACTATAAATTCCATTGAATTACATGACAATACAGTTACAGTGAGAGACACAATCGAACACACGGCacctaattaaaataataaacaaaataaacaccCTATCTCCAATAAAATAACCTAGACTCTAAACCTATGGTTATGTTATTGTGAAGAACGGTTGTGGTTCTTATCTGCCGTGAGCAATGGACGTTCAGTCTGACTTATGCCTCAGATCACTGTAGGTTAATAACAGGAAATactattttccccttttattCAAACATGACATGAAGTATTATTAACAGATTTTGCACATTGGCTTTATGGCCTATAACTcagcacaaaatgaaaacaggtgACACGTGCAATTAAAGCCTTTAATTACCCCTTTAGCAGAATGGTCATATAATATTACAGTAGTAAATAATATGTCTTTAGGGTCACAGATCTCGTGGAATTGATGTATGCAGGGAGTCGCCGGCTCAGCAGTATCTTATGGTTTGAGCGCGACAGTCTATGACTGCAGCTCAACTTACTGAAGCTAAAGGGCATCCTGCTTCCTGAAGGCATGAGTCACTGAGACCCTGGAGCTCTTTGCCTCCTAGAACTGACCAATGGGAATCAGTGTCCTCcatgcattctgggaaaaatcTGTTGATAGATTTGGGCTGTGGAGGGCCTAAGGGGTCCGGTGACACGAGACTGACTCCAGAACTTCAGCGTAGCCGCCGTAGAAGGGTGTGCTGAAATCCGTGTGCACCATGCAAGAGCTCTAAAAAAGAATGTGATGCCTTatggaacacaaaaaaacatactgGACACTGAGAAACTGCCATTTTGATTGAGGTGCATGGGAAGATGGCATtcagaaaaaatgaatgatctCCCTAACCTCTGGTTCCATTCATCACATACAcagatcagccacaacattaaaaccactgacaggtgaagtgaataacattatctcgttacaatggcacctgtcaaggggtgggatatattaggcagcaagtgaacagtcagttcttgaattttatgtgttgaaagcaggaaaaatgggcaaagcATAAGgttctgagcgactttgacaagggccaaattgtgatggctagatgactgggtcacagcatctccaaaatggcaggtcttaTGGGGTGTTGCCGGTATGcggtggttagtacctaccaaaagtggtctaAGATGGACAACCAGTGAACCGGCAACATGGTCATGGGTGTCCAAGGCTCAGTGACGCGtctggggagcgaaggctagcccgttTGGTCCGATTCCACAGAAGACCTACTGTAGCACAAACTGCTgcaaaccttaatgctggccatgataaaAAGATGtcaaaacacacagtgcatcgcagcttgctgcgtatggggctgcgtagccaTAGACCAGTcggagtgcccatgctgaccctcgagttcaaggtgttgacttggcctccaaattgcCCAGATCTCgatccgatcgagcatctgtgggacgtgctggaaaaacaaatctgatCTATGGAGGCCTCACCTCGcgacttacaggacttaaaggatctgctgctaacgtcttggtgccagataccaaaggacaccttcagaggtcctgtggagtccatgcctcgacaggtcagagctgttttggcggcacaagggggacctacacaatattaggcaggtggttttgaTGTCTTAGTTGATAGGTGTAAGATGCCACCATGCTTACCAACATCCAGCCCCTTCCCCTTTATCATctatacaatcaataaaagtgtaGTAAGAGGAGTACCTCGTCTTATTTGTTGGGTAGGTCCTGTAAAAGCCAGTAAAAACACCCTCCTACAGTGGActagaaataaaatttattctacagtttttatttttcagacaggTAATGTAAGAGCCTGGACATTTTTATCCATGACCTGAACATCCTGCATTAGAGAAGTGACTGAGACACCGTTTGACTAAATTACAGGGCTCACAGTCTGTCTCATCCAAAGAGCAAATTGTGTTGTTAATGCATGAGGTTTGTTGTAGGCGTGACGCCCAAACAGGCTCAATGGTTAAGGTTAGAACAGCCTTAAGAGTTACTGACACAGCTAGACATTAGGACCTGAGTAATTCAATTATCCTAAACTACCTTTTAAGCTTTTAAATGTCCTTTCCAGCAAAACATTCATTTAGAAAGCTATGTAATGCTCTGTTTACAGCAAATTACTATGCTTTCTCATTAATGTGTACAGCTAAGTGCTTACTTGACATTTTCAAACCCTCCCCTATCGTTACTTAATGTTCAGCTTTCTGGGGGAAATGTTCATCTTCATTCAGCAGGCTGTGCCGCATTGTATTTTGCGTCTTCCGGgtcttttatttgcaaatgacAGCCTCAAAGCACACAACTTAGAAATCGAAGGAATGAAACCATGTGCAATATGAAAACTTAAGTATTCCTCAATCATTGTGTCACCTGACATTCTGTTCTAGTTATAAAGTTGCCAAGGGTCCACTGGCTGAAGAAGGTGAAGGGTGGACCAGGTGTGGTTATACCTTGTACAGGGCTCAGATAACATGACAGAGCATGTAGCTGATGTCCCGAACACTGAACAAACCCTGAGATTTGAGGGGGTTCCATGCTTGGATGGCTTGAGGGGGATGTCCTGTATGATGATATGGCAACCCTGAAGTATTGTGGCTTTGCGGAGCCTGTTCGATTAGCTGTCTGCCAAATAGAACGATGACTGGACTGTTGGGTAATCTGGACTTTGTTCCCTTAAGCCGCAAAGCTACGAAGGGGGCTAGAAGGGTCaccagaaaacaataaaacacattaataaatcTTAGAGGACATGTGAACCACCTACCCCTCTCAGCATCACATACAATCCCTCTTCTCCATAAGCCTTGTGCATAAATCCCAAATGTTcctgtatctcaaaaaaaaaattagtaggaaggcgatcaggaattgtctgttctgagttttatgcagctacttgtgtgatgaacattggttcatatggtggaaagaaacaaaccagctgtagttaagaatcacacgtctgcaactatgtctctctttctcctaatgtaatgcacacgttgtatttctctgaaatgtacgtccttttggagaaaagtgactgctaaatgaataaatgtaaatgtaatgtagaagTAGAGAACAAGGGTCATGAGTTCAGTGCCCTTTATTACTCCCATATTGAAACTAGGGTCATTCATTACTCCATGTTAACCCCACCTGCATAATCTCTGAAATCTGTGCTCCTGCACATGTCCTTAAACTGTTCAGCCACCACAGTCATTAAGAGAAAAAACGTGCTCAGCAGTCACTCAGGATTTTGCTGTAAAGTCTTTGGCTTGTACCCATCATGTGCTTGTCATGGTACAAATGGCAGGACTTCATCATAGGCTATCATCCTTCATACACGTTGCTTCCGAAGGTACGTACTACGAGCCAAGTGCAAGTGTGCCCCCCAATGGTTGggaaaggtgtgttttttctgtgcaGAGAAAAATTGTGAGCGCAGTGACACGGTAGACATATTCCAAACACATATCTTACCTAGAATATATATGACATGCCCTAAATCACCGGCATGAATTTAGCACAACTTTGAATGGGGTGGTTTGTGTAATTTCATGTGATCAAAGAAATGTAacagcatttgcatttacatttattcattcagcagatgcttctgtTACTTGACAATTtagaggaaacaaaagcacatttcaccgCAGACAAACACCTTTAGATACAAACACGCGACTCCCAAACCACAGTCGGTTTGTCCGACAGCACACTTTTTGCTGGCACACTTtaccagtagctgcatacagaactGATATGAAATATGAAGGTAATGGCGACTTttggtgtgatgaacatttatCAATCTGttaggaggtcaggagagaagtgagtacATCTGCAAATATTAAGTATTTCTCAGttcataaatgtttattaagCTCTAACACGGGGCCATCTTATAAGGTCCTGTTTCATCACACCGAAATTTACCCGGCAACATCTGCCGGTGTCATTATTTTGGCTAATAAGGAAGTTTAGATAACATGCAGAATTTGACGCTATGTGTACACAGGACACTACAAAACATTTCTTCCACATTTGTAATTTCTATTTACCGTAAAGGAGGAAATCTGCAGCGTGAGACAAGGAGTAGAAAAACTACAAAAAGCCCGACGGGGAAGCCACTTATGCCACTTGAAATCTGTCATTTTCAATAATAGAATTCTATGGCAGGATTTGCATACTAATTTGCATAACTATAATTTTGCATAATTTGCCGCCTGCAAAATTAGGTAAAAAGTTCATTTCCAAGGCTACACGTACTCGTCCGTGTCATGCAGTCTTGCTGCGGTTCACAGTCATGTCGTCCTCATTCTAAGCATCCTTCTTGAAAACCTGGAATTTATATCTGATGCCACACTCCTCCTGAATTTCATCTGGAACACCAGGGAACCTTTTTGAGAAgataaaagaagcaaaaacacataaatgctatactttttttaaacttttcagtaTAGCTTATGCATGCAATTTTTTCAGAAGAATGAGAAAAGATCTGATGATAGACCCTTAGAGTTacggttggggttagggttagacatGACATGTTTATtcttatttacaaaaaatatgtttttttcttgtttcatgtTAATATAGCTATAAACTGTATTGTTACGATAGTCTAAATTTGCTCACAGATAATGGTACATCTTTATATTTGCATGCATACCTCTACATGATGGTTTTCACAGCCCTCACACCATTCACACCCCTGTTATGACCCTTCACATATGAACAGAACCCTCACAGCCAAGGTAAGGCCCTCCGCTTCAGACCATCTTTACCTGTCCTGCAATCTATAAAGGCTCTGGTCAAACTCTGGGAAGAAGGTGTCGCAGTCAAAGTCAGCCATGATGTCAGTGAGGAAGATGAGGTCACACCAAGGATGTTCCAGGGCTTCCTGTCGATAGAAAGGTCAGTCGAGGCCGAACTCACACTAAACAGGGTggtgcaaacacaaaaaaaagaactgtaataaataaaatgttcagaatTCCCGTGCACCCACTCCTCATGTAATTGGttaattatttctgtgaaatcatGCCGTTCGGAAAATTCTTATGCTCAAAAATTCCAGCAACTCGGCCCTCGGAACCCAGCGAAGGTTGCGGTCAGCGAGCTGCCACATAGGAACGCTAAGAATTTTACAATGCTGTGGCGGAACATCTGCTTCAGTCTTCGGTTGGCATAGCTGCCGCAGGCTGATACTCACTCTGTACAGCCCCACTCCTCCTGTGATCCAGATGGTCTCCACAAGATCATCAAGTGGAGGAGTACAGGCCAGCCTGATGACACTGTCAAAGTCGCTGCAGATGTAATGAGCGTGTTGGGGCACCGCTCTGAGAAGAGGACAAAGATATCCATCTCATTCTGAGAAATTATGGAAGAACTGTCAAAAATTATTGCAATTTAAGTCCATAACTAGGCGTTCTGAGTAACCTTGAACCTCCTATCTCTATCCCGTTTCTATGATCCGGAGCCCCGTTCCAGGAAGCATCTTTTGCGGAGCAAAGTAACTCAAGTTCACACTAAGAGCTATTCAGGGCCCAGAAGTTAGGGTTCCTAAAGTCAATGTTGTCCCTCCTCTAGAgaccaaaatgtttatttatatacttgTTGACCTGAACATACCTAAGAGTCCTGCTCAGGACGACGTGGAGACTGTTGGCAAAGGGATGCAGACTTTCAGGGGTAGAGAACCAGCAATGCTTGCCCCAGACTAAGAGATTCTTCTTGTCTGCAGAGCAGGAGAACTCagtcattacatttatatgatcATTTTATGAGCCACTGAAGGCCAGATGTTGCTAATTATTTGGATTTCCAGAGGAAGTCTGGCTTTTCTGAAGGCTTTTGAGACATAAATATTGGTTTACATTACCTTAGACGAGAGTTTTTGTCAAAAACTGGATCTTCAGCTCAAAAGCACTTTGCTGGTAACATCACTGCTAACGTTAGCAAAAGGAGCGTTGCTGTCCGGATGTCTTTCCTTTAGTAACGTAACCAGTTAAACCCTTGACTCTGCTGGGGGCCACTATGCACGGAAGATTTTATGCTTTGATCAGGACATAAATTTAGAAATGTCATATATCTTGCAAATCAATCTCCAGTACCTGTTCACCTTACTCCTTTCCTAAAAATCCTGCAGTTTTACTTATCTGATTCTTAAGAAAACTGGACAGAGAAAGTATGTTTTCCTAATGACAGTGTGTATAGCTGGactttttcccccatttccCCCGTTAGAAATTTTGGAAATGTGGACAAAGGTGATGTAATTAAACAGCATGACCAGACCTGGTCAGCTTTCTGTAAGATTTCCATCTCTATTCCAGTTTTTCACCCAGAACTTCACACTGACTGCATGTCCAAAGAGTTGAGCAACAAGTGAACCCGCTCAAGGAAATCAACAAAGCTGTGATGAAACCTTAATTGTTTTGTTCCAACATGTCCATTTCCTACAGACTGTGCTCTGCAGTAGCCACAACAGCAAGGATGGCGTAAATACAATTAaagtggagtttgcacgttctccccgtgtctgcctgTGTTTccgtctgggtgctctggtttcctcccacagtccaaagacatgctgttcaggttcccccatagtgtgtgagtgacagagggagtgtgttccactgatgtatggatgagtgacccagtgtaagtagtgtatctagcagtgtaagtcaccttggtgaataaggtgtgtgggctgataacactacatagagttcattggaagtcactttggagaaaagcgtctgctgaataaatgaatgtatatgtaagtgaataaaatacctgggTTGGAAACCATCGTGATTGTGTCCAAGAAAAACCGAAATTCCTTCCTATAAGAAAATGGGGAAATAAGCAGCAGAAATACATCGTTATTATATTTTAACGAGGTTGCATAACCTGTGTAACTGCAGTGTACTAAATTGTTACAGATTAAAACTGAACCATTTCACAGGATGATCACAGCACGATGTGCAGTGGACAAAGTATAGATGACACACCCATGTTGGCTGTAAAGCACAGTGGAAGGACAGCAGATACAATACTTTGTAATGACATTTCACACATGGAAATAAAACCAAAGGAAGGAGTGATACATAAAGCCAGGATGAGGTCGCTTTGAGGTCGACAAAGAATTACTGTAATGGTTGTCCACaacttcaataaaaataataatttattattattattattattacaaaatgtaagtttctcacactttttcattttggtaCAGATCTACTGCAATCCATTATGACATTATGATGCTATACACATATTGTCATGTCTGCCATGGAGAGTGATGAATGTAACCACCAGGGGCCTCTGGGTCCCAATAACCAGGCAGAATGTGGCACAGCTGTTCCCAATGATTCAGTTAGAGAAGAAGTTATAAAAGATAAACAACAAGCCTACAGGGCTGTGGATCCTtgatcagttacatttattcatttagcagacgcttttctccaaagcgatgtacatctcattaaaaatacgtgtgcattgcattaggagaaggagacac
Above is a genomic segment from Scleropages formosus chromosome 5, fSclFor1.1, whole genome shotgun sequence containing:
- the LOC108935897 gene encoding dihydrofolate reductase, translating into MFVQGGVAEPKPIRLIAAACKNRGIGREGELPWNLPKEFRFFLDTITMVSNPDKKNLLVWGKHCWFSTPESLHPFANSLHVVLSRTLRAVPQHAHYICSDFDSVIRLACTPPLDDLVETIWITGGVGLYREALEHPWCDLIFLTDIMADFDCDTFFPEFDQSLYRLQDRFPGVPDEIQEECGIRYKFQVFKKDA